The Lates calcarifer isolate ASB-BC8 linkage group LG19, TLL_Latcal_v3, whole genome shotgun sequence genomic interval CTAGCTGTGGGACCTTAAGCCATGAGTTACATGCAGGTTTTAGTGAAAAGTTATTGTTTGATGTTTGCATTCATTTGCTCCAGCACAAGCTATTCCTCACTTGACAGTGATGAGCTCTTTATCCCGAATCTGATCATCTATTGATGAGACAAACTTTAACGGATCTGATTGCTGAGTTGAGTAGGGGTGTACATTTGTGCTTGGACAAATACAGTCGATAGCAGCTGCAGTGGTTGCTTTATGTATTTATCTAAAGATTTCTCTCTGTTCACCAGGCATGCTGCCCCACAAAACCAAGAGAGGCCAGGCTGCTCTCGAGAGGCTGAAGGTGTTTGACGGTATCCCCCCACCCTATGACAAGGTGATGATCTCAGTTAACAATCAAGGGCCACATCATATCCATAACTCTGCAGTCTGTGATGTCACTCATAATACCTTACCTACCTTGTTTGAGCAATGACCTTGAAAAGAAATCACGTCTGAGACATGCTGTCCTGTCAGTTTTTTAGACgtgctgttttcttctgtatctgacttttcattttgttccacAGAGGAAGCGCATGGTCGTCCCAGCTGCTCTTAAGATTGTGCGCCTGAAGCCCACTCGCAAGGTGAGCCTCGAGTATTTGCTCAAGGGCAGACTGAGATTAGAGGGTCACACTGACTTTAATTGTGGAGTGTACTTGGATGTGAAATTGGCAAACATTGAACTCCTATCAGAATGCTTCAGTTTACTTGACACAGCACGTCTTACTTGACACTGATGAGCACTTTATCCCGAAACTGATCATCTATTGATGAGACAAACTTAACGGATCTGATTACTGAGTCGAGTCAGAGACAAGTTGTGCCTTAAGTTGAAgctttaaacataaaaacaaacatattttttaaggAACCACTATTCCCCAATTTTAAGACaatatttttagactttttatttttggctgGTGGTGGTACAAACATCACATGGTTGAGTTTGTTAATAAAACCAACTTTTTACTTTCCTCCCACAGTACGCTCTCCTCGGGCGTTTGGCTCATGAGGTCGGCTGGAAGTACCAGGCTATCACAGCCACCttagaggagaagagaaaggagaaggCCAAGCTCCGCTACGCCAAGAAAAAGACACTGGTCAAGCTGACCAAGCAGGCAGAGAAGAACGTTGAGGGAAAGATTGCAAAATACACAGACGTTCTGAAACAGTATGGAGTCCTTGTCTAAACTGATTTCATCTGGccaataaagataaataaatgtttatagaAAGTGTATTGactgtttttattcctcttGACATGAAAATTGCACTGTAGCTATAGGGACACTCTAGAGTAGAAAGGTGCTGTTTACATTCAGATGTGGGCCTAGTTTTCAAAAGCTGAGTTGTATCTTACAAATTTGCAGAACTTGTCTGAGTTTTTGTGCAGGTATTAGGTACTACAGTTATGACAAATGCATATTGTGCATATTGGTTTTATAATTTCAAGTCAATATTCAGAACAGAATATTTCTGCTTCTGACAAAAAGGTTTACATATTGTGGAAGCCGGAGGCATTTCTACCTCAGGCCTAACTGAAACTTCACATTATGaaaagtggagagaaaaaaaagggaagaaaaagaacatgaacATAATTGTTTCAGGCATGAGGTGGTTTAATACATGTTCTGCAGTAATTAATCTATGGGATGGTGACTTCATCAGTCTACAAGCTGCTGGATTACATAGATATGAAGTGTTATTTCTAACTGGAAATCCACCTTTTGAGAAATCTGACAGCTGGCTCATACATGAATATCAAATATCATACATAATTAGATCTTTGAGTCAGA includes:
- the rpl13a gene encoding 60S ribosomal protein L13a; amino-acid sequence: MSSLPLAPAFYHEQPRTSFFSHIMADRFNKVLLLDGRGHLLGRLAALVAKQVLLGHKVVVVRCEGINISGNFYRNKLKYLAFLRKRMNTNPSRGPYHFRAPSRIFWRTVRGMLPHKTKRGQAALERLKVFDGIPPPYDKRKRMVVPAALKIVRLKPTRKYALLGRLAHEVGWKYQAITATLEEKRKEKAKLRYAKKKTLVKLTKQAEKNVEGKIAKYTDVLKQYGVLV